The following proteins come from a genomic window of Achromobacter deleyi:
- the fliN gene encoding flagellar motor switch protein FliN — translation MTDKNEPGSGSSPADDWADALAEQSRANPPTQADGLKPAQDDWAAAMAEQTAATPPAAAAAPAPAPAPAAPAAPAPAAPAAQSAAQSVFKPLAGAAPGTGTDIDLIMDVPVQLTVELGRTRLTIKNLLQLGQGSVVELDGLAGEPMDIFVNGYLIAQGEVVVVEDKYGIRLTDIITPSERINRLNNRR, via the coding sequence ATGACTGACAAGAACGAGCCCGGCTCCGGCTCGTCCCCGGCCGACGACTGGGCCGACGCGCTCGCCGAACAATCCCGCGCCAATCCGCCCACCCAGGCGGATGGCCTGAAGCCCGCCCAGGACGACTGGGCCGCCGCCATGGCCGAGCAGACCGCCGCCACGCCGCCCGCCGCGGCCGCCGCGCCGGCGCCGGCGCCTGCCCCCGCAGCCCCCGCTGCGCCCGCCCCGGCCGCGCCCGCCGCGCAATCGGCCGCGCAGTCGGTGTTCAAGCCTCTGGCCGGCGCGGCGCCGGGCACCGGCACCGATATCGACCTGATCATGGACGTGCCCGTCCAGCTGACGGTCGAGCTGGGCCGCACCCGCCTGACCATCAAGAACCTGCTGCAACTGGGCCAGGGCTCGGTGGTCGAACTGGACGGCCTGGCCGGCGAGCCGATGGACATCTTCGTCAACGGCTACCTGATTGCACAGGGCGAAGTGGTGGTGGTGGAAGACAAGTACGGCATTCGCCTGACCGACATCATCACCCCGTCCGAACGCATCAACCGCCTCAACAACCGTCGTTGA
- the fliO gene encoding flagellar biosynthetic protein FliO: MNDSALLRVIIGLVLVLAAILAAAWLARRAGLTQRGGGNLLKQVASLPIGARQSIVVVEIENTWVVVGVSPGQITPLHTLPAGELPQAATLPTAAFAAKLGQALKRR; encoded by the coding sequence ATGAACGACTCCGCCCTGCTGCGCGTCATCATCGGCCTGGTGCTGGTGCTGGCGGCCATCCTGGCCGCGGCCTGGCTGGCGCGCCGCGCCGGCCTGACGCAGCGCGGCGGCGGCAACCTGCTCAAGCAGGTCGCCAGCCTGCCGATCGGCGCGCGGCAGAGCATCGTCGTGGTCGAGATCGAAAATACCTGGGTGGTCGTGGGCGTCAGCCCCGGCCAGATCACTCCCCTGCATACCCTGCCTGCCGGCGAACTGCCGCAAGCCGCGACCTTGCCCACCGCCGCCTTCGCGGCCAAGCTGGGCCAGGCGCTCAAGCGCCGCTAG
- the fliP gene encoding flagellar type III secretion system pore protein FliP (The bacterial flagellar biogenesis protein FliP forms a type III secretion system (T3SS)-type pore required for flagellar assembly.), whose protein sequence is MSLPTPSRARRSALPLLGAAALLGLALFPAGVIAQATLPALTATPGPNGSATYSLSMQTLLLMTSLSFLPAALLMMTGFTRIIIVLGLLRSAMGTAMSPPNHVLIGLALFLTFYTMSPVFDKIYTDAYKPLSEGSIQFEAAVERAAGPLRTFMLHQTRENDLALFANLAKQPALEDPSQVPLRILVPAFITSELKTAFQIGFTIFIPFLIIDLVVASVLMALGMMMVPPVTVALPFKLMLFVLADGWNLLMGSLAQSFYQ, encoded by the coding sequence ATGAGCTTGCCGACCCCTTCCCGCGCCCGCCGCAGCGCGCTGCCCCTGCTGGGCGCCGCCGCCCTGCTCGGCCTGGCCCTGTTTCCGGCCGGCGTCATCGCCCAGGCCACCCTGCCGGCCCTGACCGCCACGCCCGGCCCGAACGGCTCCGCGACCTATTCGCTCAGCATGCAGACGCTGCTGCTGATGACGTCGCTGTCGTTCCTGCCGGCGGCGCTGCTGATGATGACCGGCTTCACCCGCATCATCATCGTGCTGGGCCTGCTGCGCAGCGCCATGGGCACCGCGATGTCGCCGCCCAACCACGTGCTGATCGGGCTGGCGCTGTTCCTGACCTTCTATACGATGTCGCCGGTGTTCGACAAGATCTACACCGACGCCTACAAGCCACTGTCCGAGGGCTCGATCCAGTTCGAGGCCGCGGTCGAGCGCGCCGCGGGCCCGCTGCGCACCTTCATGCTGCACCAGACCCGCGAGAACGACCTGGCGCTGTTCGCCAACCTGGCCAAGCAGCCGGCGCTGGAAGATCCGTCGCAGGTGCCGCTGCGCATCCTGGTGCCGGCCTTCATCACCAGCGAACTCAAGACCGCCTTCCAGATCGGCTTCACCATCTTCATTCCGTTCCTCATCATCGACCTGGTGGTCGCCAGCGTGCTGATGGCGCTGGGCATGATGATGGTGCCGCCCGTGACCGTGGCGCTGCCGTTCAAGCTGATGCTGTTCGTGCTGGCCGACGGCTGGAACCTGCTGATGGGCTCGCTGGCCCAGAGCTTCTACCAATAG
- the fliQ gene encoding flagellar biosynthesis protein FliQ, with protein MTAETVMTMTYQAMKVALAMAGPLLIITLIVGLVISIFQAATQINEMTLSFIPKLLAMCGVLVLLGPWLIGIMVDYIRQLIGQIPGLVS; from the coding sequence ATGACCGCCGAAACCGTCATGACCATGACCTACCAGGCGATGAAAGTCGCGCTGGCGATGGCCGGCCCGCTGCTGATCATCACCCTGATCGTGGGCCTGGTGATCAGCATCTTCCAGGCCGCCACGCAGATCAACGAAATGACGCTGTCGTTCATCCCCAAACTGCTGGCCATGTGCGGCGTGCTGGTGCTGCTGGGCCCCTGGCTGATCGGCATCATGGTCGACTACATCCGCCAGCTCATCGGCCAGATCCCCGGCCTGGTGTCGTAG
- the fliR gene encoding flagellar biosynthetic protein FliR, with protein MFSFTIEQLNGWIGQFLWPFVRILALVGTAPLFSESTVPVKVKIGLAFVLAVAVSPALDPAPPIAPGSFAGLWMVMQQVLIGIAMGFSMRLVFAAVQTAGEFVGLQMGLSFASFFDPSTGANTAVLSRLFNIVAMLTFLALDGHLLVLAALVRSFDTLPVAAIQLHQNGWGVVVEWGKTVFVSGLLLALPLICALLTINLAMGILNRAAPQLSVFSVGFPVSLIVGVVLLTVVLPNAGPFLESLFESGLSEMSRVVDALAGR; from the coding sequence ATGTTCTCCTTCACCATCGAGCAGCTGAATGGCTGGATCGGCCAGTTCCTCTGGCCGTTCGTGCGCATCCTGGCGCTGGTGGGCACGGCTCCCCTCTTCTCCGAATCCACGGTCCCGGTCAAGGTCAAGATCGGCCTGGCCTTCGTGCTGGCGGTCGCCGTCAGCCCGGCGCTCGACCCCGCGCCGCCCATCGCGCCAGGCTCGTTCGCCGGCCTCTGGATGGTGATGCAGCAGGTGCTGATCGGCATCGCCATGGGCTTTTCCATGCGCCTGGTGTTCGCGGCCGTGCAGACCGCCGGCGAATTCGTCGGCCTGCAGATGGGCCTGTCGTTCGCCTCGTTCTTCGATCCCAGCACTGGCGCCAACACCGCGGTGTTGTCGCGCCTGTTCAACATCGTGGCGATGCTGACGTTCCTGGCGCTGGACGGCCACCTGCTGGTGCTGGCGGCCCTGGTGCGCTCGTTCGACACCCTGCCGGTGGCGGCGATCCAGCTGCACCAGAATGGCTGGGGCGTGGTGGTGGAATGGGGCAAGACCGTGTTCGTGTCCGGCCTGCTGCTGGCCCTGCCGCTGATCTGCGCGCTGCTGACCATCAACCTGGCGATGGGCATCCTGAACCGCGCCGCGCCGCAGCTGTCGGTGTTCTCGGTGGGTTTCCCGGTCAGCCTGATCGTGGGCGTGGTGCTGCTGACCGTGGTGCTGCCCAATGCCGGCCCGTTCCTGGAATCGCTGTTCGAATCCGGCCTGTCGGAGATGAGCCGGGTCGTCGACGCACTGGCCGGCAGATAG
- a CDS encoding PAS domain-containing methyl-accepting chemotaxis protein: MRVNLPVNDVETKLREDQYLISRTDTKGRILYANPAFIEVSGFSREELIGKAHNIVRHPDMPPEAYEDLWQTLEAGESWLGLVKNRRKDGGYYWVLANATPIVENGEVVAYSSVRVRPSDEQIEMAEELYERIREGRARGVRIVRGRPVRAGWRRGLDLLAFPFKRNVRSRMFRHALLSSGIVVAAGAYGLNANWASLDTTGASLACGLLALGVLGIFGLGWSLSRSLLDPMVDAANMARQVAAGNLTTQIVAESDDEIGSLKFSLEVMRKSLIGIAQDVYRGIEGTTQAAVHIARGNQELAGRTEGQAASLQQTAASMEQLTSTVRQNADNARQANQLAASSMDVARRGGVAVGQVVSTMHGISDSSRKIVDIVSIIEGIAFQTNILALNAAVEAARAGESGKGFAVVAGEVRSLAQKSAQAAKEIKGLIEDSVERVTEGSAQAEQAGATMEEIVAAVHRVTDIIGEISQASQEQSSGIEQVDSAVSQMDVMTVQNTALVQELGGAVLQLGNQSGTLRETIRVFRLTGQQ; this comes from the coding sequence GTGCGCGTAAACCTTCCTGTCAACGACGTGGAAACCAAGCTGCGCGAGGATCAATACCTGATCTCGCGTACCGATACCAAGGGCCGCATCCTCTACGCGAATCCGGCATTCATCGAAGTCAGCGGCTTCTCTCGCGAAGAACTGATCGGCAAGGCGCACAACATCGTGCGCCATCCCGACATGCCGCCAGAAGCCTATGAAGACCTGTGGCAGACGCTCGAAGCCGGCGAGTCCTGGCTCGGCCTGGTCAAGAACCGCCGCAAGGACGGCGGCTACTACTGGGTGCTGGCCAACGCCACGCCGATCGTCGAGAACGGCGAAGTGGTGGCGTATTCGTCGGTGCGCGTGCGGCCGAGCGACGAACAGATCGAGATGGCCGAGGAACTGTACGAACGCATCCGCGAAGGCCGCGCCCGCGGCGTGCGCATCGTGCGCGGCCGGCCGGTGCGCGCCGGCTGGCGCCGCGGCCTGGACCTGCTGGCCTTTCCGTTCAAGCGCAATGTGCGTAGCCGCATGTTCCGTCATGCGCTGCTGTCGTCGGGCATCGTGGTGGCGGCCGGCGCCTATGGCCTGAACGCCAACTGGGCCTCGCTGGACACCACCGGCGCCAGCCTGGCTTGTGGCCTGCTGGCACTGGGCGTGCTGGGAATCTTCGGCCTGGGCTGGAGCCTGAGCCGCTCGCTGCTGGATCCGATGGTCGACGCCGCCAACATGGCGCGCCAGGTCGCCGCCGGCAATCTGACCACCCAGATCGTGGCCGAGTCCGACGACGAGATCGGCAGCCTGAAGTTCTCGCTCGAAGTCATGCGCAAGAGCCTGATCGGCATCGCCCAGGACGTGTACCGCGGCATCGAGGGCACCACCCAGGCGGCGGTGCACATCGCCCGGGGCAACCAGGAACTGGCCGGCCGTACTGAAGGCCAGGCCGCTTCGCTGCAGCAGACGGCGGCGAGCATGGAGCAGCTGACCTCGACCGTGCGCCAGAACGCCGACAACGCCCGCCAGGCCAACCAGCTCGCGGCCAGCAGCATGGACGTGGCGCGCCGTGGCGGCGTTGCGGTGGGCCAGGTGGTCAGCACCATGCATGGCATCTCCGACAGCTCGCGCAAGATCGTCGACATCGTCAGCATCATCGAGGGCATCGCCTTCCAGACCAACATCCTGGCGCTGAACGCGGCGGTCGAAGCGGCCCGCGCCGGCGAGTCCGGCAAGGGCTTCGCGGTGGTGGCCGGCGAAGTGCGCAGCCTGGCGCAAAAGAGCGCCCAGGCCGCCAAGGAGATCAAGGGCCTGATCGAGGATTCGGTCGAGCGCGTGACGGAAGGCTCGGCCCAGGCCGAGCAGGCCGGCGCGACGATGGAAGAGATCGTGGCGGCGGTGCATCGCGTCACCGACATCATCGGCGAGATCTCGCAGGCGTCGCAGGAACAGTCCAGCGGCATCGAGCAGGTCGACAGCGCGGTTTCGCAGATGGACGTGATGACGGTGCAGAACACCGCGCTGGTACAGGAACTGGGCGGCGCCGTGCTGCAGTTGGGCAACCAGTCGGGCACGCTGCGCGAGACCATCCGTGTGTTCCGCCTGACCGGGCAGCAGTAG
- a CDS encoding methyl-accepting chemotaxis protein translates to MEASLESGAKSGKVGKKKASRAPKVKRKLRLRDARVGTMLLWVMAFFAVLIAAVGGLAAFFLQHNYESIREVNALTERSKQVDVINSDMLRARVSLMVAARHLQESGWGSGENSARDAAAALKGATDLLTGVRSRFADFQKNMLQDDTGRQLSMNLVRRYRSYIDDGVDTMVEALRSEDYSTFYMVNNEYGTPRSAAFIEAIAEFSKYIGDQQQATIDQAEANFNRAMIAVAVAVALALALMVFCRVLFGRLVVRPLVEAGQHFDKIAAGDLTSRVEVRSHNEIGQLFAALKRMQESLTRTVATVRRGVDEITVGSREISAGNTDLSSRTEEQAASLEETAASMEELASTVKQNADNARQANQLAASASDVAERGGSAVAEVVNTMQGISASSRKISEIVSVIDGIAFQTNILALNAAVEAARAGEQGKGFAVVAGEVRSLAQRSAQAAKEIKGLIEDSVTKVGAGSQQVERAGATMQEIVASVKRVTDIMGEISAASEEQSSGIDQVNRAVSQMDEVTQQNAALVEEAAAAAGSLQEQAHRLSEAVAVFKINAGEVIEVPAHQLGGYQAPTLTQD, encoded by the coding sequence ATGGAAGCGAGTCTGGAATCCGGAGCGAAGTCAGGCAAGGTCGGTAAGAAAAAGGCCTCGCGTGCGCCCAAGGTGAAACGCAAGCTGAGACTGCGCGACGCCCGCGTCGGCACGATGCTGCTGTGGGTCATGGCGTTCTTCGCGGTGTTGATCGCGGCGGTGGGTGGCCTGGCCGCCTTCTTCCTGCAGCACAACTACGAGTCCATCCGCGAGGTCAACGCGCTGACCGAGCGTTCCAAGCAAGTGGATGTGATCAACAGCGACATGCTGCGCGCCCGCGTCAGCCTGATGGTCGCGGCCCGCCACCTGCAGGAATCCGGCTGGGGCAGCGGCGAGAACTCGGCGCGTGACGCGGCCGCGGCGCTCAAGGGCGCCACCGACCTGCTGACCGGCGTGCGCAGCCGCTTCGCCGACTTCCAGAAGAACATGCTGCAGGACGACACCGGCCGCCAGCTGTCGATGAACCTGGTCCGCCGCTACCGTTCGTACATCGATGACGGCGTCGACACCATGGTGGAAGCGCTGCGCAGCGAGGACTATTCGACCTTCTACATGGTCAACAACGAGTACGGCACGCCCCGCAGCGCCGCCTTCATCGAGGCTATCGCTGAATTCAGCAAGTACATCGGCGACCAGCAGCAGGCCACGATCGACCAGGCCGAGGCCAACTTCAACCGCGCCATGATCGCCGTTGCCGTCGCCGTGGCGCTGGCACTGGCCCTGATGGTGTTCTGCCGCGTGCTGTTCGGCCGCCTGGTGGTGCGTCCGCTGGTCGAGGCCGGCCAGCATTTCGACAAGATCGCCGCCGGCGACCTGACCAGCCGCGTCGAAGTGCGTTCGCACAACGAAATCGGCCAGCTGTTCGCCGCGCTCAAGCGCATGCAGGAAAGCCTGACGCGCACGGTGGCCACGGTGCGCCGCGGCGTCGATGAAATCACGGTGGGTTCGCGCGAGATCTCGGCCGGCAACACCGACCTGTCCAGCCGCACGGAAGAACAGGCGGCCTCGCTGGAAGAAACCGCTGCGTCGATGGAAGAGCTGGCTTCGACCGTCAAGCAGAACGCCGACAACGCACGCCAGGCCAATCAGTTGGCCGCCAGCGCGTCGGACGTGGCCGAACGCGGCGGCTCGGCGGTGGCCGAAGTGGTCAACACGATGCAGGGCATCTCGGCCAGCTCGCGCAAGATCTCGGAAATCGTGTCGGTGATCGACGGCATCGCCTTCCAGACCAACATCCTGGCGCTGAACGCGGCGGTGGAAGCCGCTCGCGCCGGCGAACAGGGCAAGGGCTTCGCGGTGGTGGCGGGCGAAGTGCGCTCGCTGGCGCAGCGCAGCGCGCAGGCGGCCAAGGAAATCAAGGGCCTGATCGAGGATTCGGTGACCAAGGTCGGCGCCGGTTCGCAACAGGTCGAACGCGCGGGCGCGACGATGCAGGAGATCGTGGCCTCGGTCAAGCGCGTGACGGACATCATGGGCGAGATCTCGGCGGCGTCCGAGGAGCAGTCCAGCGGCATCGACCAGGTGAACCGCGCGGTGTCGCAGATGGACGAAGTGACGCAGCAGAACGCAGCGCTGGTGGAAGAAGCCGCGGCCGCGGCCGGCTCGCTGCAGGAACAGGCGCATCGCCTGTCCGAAGCGGTGGCCGTGTTCAAGATCAATGCCGGCGAAGTGATCGAGGTGCCGGCGCATCAGCTGGGTGGCTACCAGGCGCCGACGCTGACGCAGGACTGA
- a CDS encoding methyl-accepting chemotaxis protein has product MLSNLKVRTGLMLAQLAVAVAALVAIALGWNSMRSNAEAINALDSLSVQQSNLVKDSYVQMLRATIRADIAAAQRAAGDKAGAAENTRIVQQLLTDGKAKLDRFKAIPKTTDIGRAAEGQLLASFNGFAEGLQAMLGALDRGDNAEYLSLKNTKTAAASGAFSKQLTEFANTITTYSEEQVAASREQGAVMTYVYLALALVILAVSLGAFLFMNRVVLRPLRTVGESFDRIAGGDLTTRVEVQSTNEIGALMAAVKRMQESLARTVSTVRRGVDEINVGSREISAGNTDLSSRTEEQAASLEETAASMEELASTVKQNADNARQANQLAASASDVAERGGSAVAEVVNTMQGISASSRKISEIVSVIDGIAFQTNILALNAAVEAARAGEQGKGFAVVAGEVRSLAQRSAQAAKEIKGLIEDSVAKVGAGSQQVERAGATMQEIVASVKRVTDIMGEISAASEEQSGGIDQVNRAVSQMDEVTQQNAALVEEAAAAAGSLQEQAQRLAEAVAVFKINTGDVIEVPARQLAQQRSAPRVVAPKVEEMAPVQQKAVAPAEPAPRRAAPAARLTHTAPRAKTAPVAEAASAARPLRRPAPRAATAAANDAKPAPAATRRQAPADDDWESF; this is encoded by the coding sequence ATGTTAAGCAATCTGAAGGTGCGCACGGGGTTGATGCTTGCCCAATTGGCCGTCGCCGTGGCCGCGCTGGTTGCCATCGCCCTGGGTTGGAACAGCATGCGATCCAACGCCGAGGCGATCAACGCTTTGGATAGCCTGAGCGTCCAGCAGAGCAATCTGGTCAAGGACTCTTATGTGCAGATGCTGCGCGCCACCATCCGCGCGGACATCGCCGCCGCCCAGCGCGCCGCCGGCGACAAGGCGGGCGCGGCCGAGAACACCCGCATCGTCCAGCAGCTGCTGACCGACGGCAAGGCCAAGCTCGACCGCTTCAAGGCGATTCCGAAGACCACCGATATCGGCCGCGCCGCGGAGGGCCAGCTGCTGGCCTCGTTCAATGGTTTCGCCGAAGGCCTGCAGGCCATGCTGGGCGCGCTGGACCGGGGCGACAACGCCGAATACCTGAGCCTGAAGAACACCAAGACCGCCGCGGCCAGCGGCGCGTTCTCCAAGCAGTTGACCGAGTTTGCCAACACGATCACCACCTACAGTGAAGAGCAGGTGGCCGCTTCGCGCGAGCAGGGCGCCGTCATGACCTACGTCTACCTGGCGCTGGCGCTGGTGATCCTGGCGGTATCGCTGGGCGCGTTCCTGTTCATGAACCGCGTCGTGCTGCGGCCCCTGCGCACGGTCGGCGAGAGCTTCGACCGGATCGCCGGCGGCGACCTGACCACGCGCGTCGAGGTGCAGTCGACCAACGAGATCGGCGCCCTGATGGCGGCGGTCAAGCGCATGCAGGAAAGCCTGGCGCGCACGGTGTCGACCGTGCGCCGCGGCGTCGACGAGATCAACGTCGGTTCGCGCGAGATCTCGGCCGGCAACACCGACCTGTCGAGCCGCACGGAAGAGCAGGCGGCCTCGCTGGAAGAGACCGCCGCTTCGATGGAAGAGCTGGCCTCGACCGTCAAGCAGAACGCCGACAACGCGCGCCAGGCCAATCAGTTGGCGGCCAGTGCGTCGGACGTGGCCGAACGCGGCGGCTCGGCCGTGGCCGAAGTGGTCAACACGATGCAGGGCATCTCGGCCAGCTCGCGCAAGATCTCGGAAATCGTGTCGGTGATCGACGGCATTGCGTTCCAGACCAACATCCTGGCGCTGAACGCGGCGGTGGAAGCCGCACGTGCCGGCGAACAGGGCAAGGGTTTCGCGGTGGTGGCGGGCGAAGTGCGCTCGCTGGCGCAGCGCAGCGCGCAGGCGGCCAAGGAAATCAAGGGCCTGATCGAGGATTCCGTGGCCAAGGTCGGCGCGGGTTCGCAGCAGGTCGAACGCGCCGGGGCGACGATGCAAGAGATCGTGGCCTCGGTCAAGCGCGTGACGGACATCATGGGCGAGATCTCGGCGGCGTCCGAGGAGCAGTCCGGCGGCATCGACCAGGTGAACCGCGCGGTGTCGCAGATGGACGAAGTGACGCAGCAGAACGCGGCGCTGGTGGAAGAAGCCGCCGCCGCGGCCGGCTCGCTGCAGGAACAGGCGCAGCGCCTGGCCGAAGCGGTGGCCGTGTTCAAGATCAATACCGGCGACGTGATCGAAGTGCCGGCGCGCCAGTTGGCCCAGCAGCGCAGCGCGCCGCGGGTGGTTGCGCCGAAGGTCGAGGAAATGGCGCCTGTGCAACAGAAAGCCGTGGCGCCCGCCGAGCCGGCGCCGCGCCGGGCCGCGCCGGCCGCCCGCCTGACGCACACCGCGCCGCGCGCCAAGACGGCGCCCGTGGCGGAAGCGGCGAGCGCGGCGCGTCCGCTGCGCCGTCCGGCGCCGCGCGCCGCCACGGCCGCGGCGAACGATGCCAAGCCGGCACCGGCGGCGACCCGTCGCCAGGCGCCGGCGGACGATGATTGGGAATCTTTTTGA
- a CDS encoding methyl-accepting chemotaxis protein: MLVNLKVRTCIILVLLLFTGAMFISNGVAWMGLNSSNDKLEQINTAYSDQAVPLNRAYTVFLRARLLLSSSLMDMQQGKTEQATAQAKRSDGLMQDAFKMMDAFRKAPKLAGTEALGQAVEAALKEYDSVLKRQSAALANMAIQDYLNLNDTASDVNTKFRVAVDNYLSFIDTRTDELAAQAEVDHNISRSVTIALLAIALVLAVGCWIFINRTVLRPLHEAGDHFEKISGGDFTGRIEVRSTNEIGQLFGAVKRMQESLTRTVATVRRGVDEINVGSREISAGNTDLSSRTEQQAASLEETAASMEQLASTVKQNADNARQANQLAASASDVAERGGSAVAEVVNTMQGISASSRKISEIVSVIDGIAFQTNILALNAAVEAARAGEQGKGFAVVAGEVRSLAQRSAQAAKEIKGLIEDSVAKVGAGSQQVERAGATMQEIVASVKRVTDIMGEISAASEEQSGGIDQVNRAVSQMDEVTQQNAALVEEAAAAAGSLQEQAQRLAEAVAVFKINAGGVIDVPARQLAQQRSAPRVAAPQEDEAPVAAAPAVAAPAAKPEAAAAPVPRAAKPAAAPAPRLAQPARARPTPNSGATAARPLRRPVVKTSDATDVKPVKPAPAATRRTPPADDDWESF; encoded by the coding sequence ATGCTTGTCAATTTGAAAGTTCGCACCTGCATAATTCTGGTGCTGCTGCTCTTCACGGGTGCCATGTTCATATCCAATGGCGTGGCCTGGATGGGGTTGAATTCCAGCAACGACAAGCTGGAACAGATCAACACCGCCTACTCCGACCAGGCCGTGCCGCTGAACCGCGCCTACACCGTTTTCCTGCGCGCTCGCCTGTTGCTGTCCTCGTCGCTGATGGACATGCAGCAAGGCAAGACGGAACAGGCCACGGCGCAAGCCAAGCGTTCCGATGGCCTGATGCAGGACGCCTTCAAGATGATGGACGCCTTCCGCAAGGCGCCGAAGCTGGCCGGCACGGAAGCGCTGGGCCAGGCCGTCGAGGCCGCGCTCAAGGAATACGACAGTGTGCTCAAGCGCCAGTCGGCCGCGCTGGCCAACATGGCCATCCAGGACTACCTGAACCTGAACGACACCGCCAGCGACGTCAACACCAAGTTCCGCGTGGCCGTCGACAATTACCTGAGTTTCATCGACACGCGCACCGACGAACTCGCGGCGCAGGCCGAGGTCGACCACAACATCTCGCGCAGCGTCACCATCGCCTTGCTGGCGATCGCGCTGGTGCTTGCCGTCGGCTGTTGGATTTTCATCAACCGCACCGTGCTGCGTCCGCTGCATGAGGCGGGCGATCACTTCGAGAAGATCTCGGGCGGCGATTTTACCGGCCGCATCGAGGTGCGCAGCACCAACGAGATCGGCCAGCTGTTCGGCGCCGTCAAGCGTATGCAGGAAAGCCTGACGCGCACGGTGGCCACGGTGCGCCGCGGCGTCGACGAAATCAACGTCGGTTCGCGCGAGATCTCGGCCGGCAACACCGACCTGTCCAGCCGCACCGAGCAGCAGGCGGCCTCGCTGGAAGAGACCGCCGCGTCGATGGAGCAGTTGGCCTCGACGGTCAAGCAGAATGCCGACAATGCGCGCCAGGCCAACCAGCTGGCCGCCAGCGCGTCGGACGTGGCCGAACGCGGCGGTTCCGCCGTGGCCGAAGTGGTCAACACGATGCAAGGCATCTCGGCCAGCTCGCGCAAGATATCCGAGATCGTGTCGGTGATCGATGGCATCGCCTTCCAGACCAATATCCTGGCGCTGAACGCGGCGGTGGAAGCCGCGCGTGCCGGCGAACAGGGCAAGGGCTTCGCGGTGGTGGCGGGCGAAGTGCGCTCGCTGGCCCAGCGCAGCGCGCAGGCGGCCAAGGAAATCAAGGGCTTGATCGAGGATTCCGTGGCCAAGGTCGGCGCGGGTTCGCAACAGGTCGAACGGGCCGGGGCGACGATGCAGGAGATCGTGGCCTCGGTCAAGCGCGTGACGGACATCATGGGCGAGATCTCGGCGGCGTCCGAGGAGCAGTCCGGCGGCATCGATCAGGTGAACCGCGCGGTGTCGCAGATGGACGAAGTGACGCAGCAGAACGCGGCGCTGGTGGAAGAAGCCGCGGCCGCGGCCGGTTCGCTGCAGGAACAGGCACAGCGCCTGGCCGAAGCGGTGGCCGTGTTCAAGATCAATGCCGGCGGCGTGATCGACGTGCCGGCGCGCCAATTGGCCCAGCAGCGCAGCGCGCCGCGCGTGGCGGCGCCGCAGGAAGACGAAGCGCCCGTCGCGGCGGCTCCCGCTGTCGCCGCGCCGGCCGCCAAGCCGGAAGCGGCGGCCGCGCCGGTCCCGCGTGCGGCCAAGCCCGCCGCCGCGCCGGCGCCGCGCCTGGCTCAGCCGGCCCGTGCCCGACCCACCCCGAACAGCGGCGCCACGGCGGCGCGGCCCCTGCGTCGTCCGGTCGTCAAGACCAGCGACGCCACCGACGTCAAGCCCGTCAAGCCGGCGCCGGCCGCGACGCGCCGGACGCCGCCCGCGGATGACGATTGGGAATCGTTCTGA